The Streptomyces europaeiscabiei genome window below encodes:
- a CDS encoding methylenetetrahydrofolate reductase has product MNRLPSQHDVIVRADLVRAVRGLGYEVIPFARTEQAVRDHVPTDVPLTVTASPAKGQDATIDLAVALAGHGYAVSPHLSARQVRDHQHLAGLVGRCRDAGITGVFVVGGDRTAATTAFPDALALLRAVHELDHGFTDIGIGGHPEGHPDVSEQVLMQALADKAPLATHITTQIVFDPRAILAWILRVRAHGIDLPVHVGLPGAVHRQKLLRVAGGLGLGESAKFLKKQQTLLRRFFLPGGYRPDALLAGLAPHLGEADDTVAGFHVFTFNDLAPTEAWRRRLLSNLT; this is encoded by the coding sequence GTGAACCGACTCCCCTCCCAGCACGACGTGATCGTGCGCGCTGACCTCGTCCGGGCCGTGAGGGGTCTCGGCTACGAGGTCATCCCGTTCGCCAGGACCGAGCAGGCGGTCCGCGACCATGTCCCGACCGACGTCCCGCTCACCGTGACCGCCTCACCGGCCAAGGGGCAGGACGCGACCATCGACCTGGCCGTCGCGCTCGCGGGCCACGGTTATGCCGTGTCACCGCACCTGTCCGCCCGGCAAGTGAGGGACCACCAGCACTTGGCCGGGCTCGTCGGCAGGTGCCGCGACGCCGGTATCACCGGCGTGTTCGTGGTCGGAGGCGACCGTACCGCCGCGACGACGGCGTTCCCCGACGCTCTGGCACTGCTCCGGGCGGTGCACGAGCTGGACCACGGCTTCACCGACATCGGGATCGGCGGTCATCCCGAGGGCCATCCGGACGTCTCGGAGCAGGTGCTGATGCAGGCGCTGGCGGACAAGGCGCCGTTGGCCACGCACATCACGACACAGATCGTCTTCGATCCCCGAGCCATCCTGGCGTGGATCCTCCGGGTTCGCGCCCACGGCATCGACCTGCCGGTCCACGTCGGCCTCCCCGGTGCCGTCCACCGGCAGAAGCTGTTGCGCGTCGCAGGCGGACTTGGCCTCGGGGAGTCGGCGAAGTTCCTGAAGAAGCAGCAGACCCTGCTCCGGCGCTTCTTCCTCCCCGGCGGCTACCGGCCGGACGCCTTGCTCGCGGGGCTCGCGCCCCATCTCGGGGAGGCCGACGACACCGTCGCCGGGTTCCACGTCTTCACCTTCAACGATCTCGCGCCGACCGAGGCGTGGCGCCGGCGCCTTCTGTCGAACCTGACATGA
- the purU gene encoding formyltetrahydrofolate deformylase, with product MSAATTSERTASAPTTSTGSTSREGGIPDDRADHGRLLIQCPDRPGVVSAVSTFLAEAGANITSLDQFSTTAVDGTFFQRTGFHLPGLSAARDELDRAFETGVAQRWGMTHRLTEAARPKRVAIMVSKTDHCVLDLLWRHRRGQLDMNVVMVVSNHPDLADEVRPFGVPYIHVPASRDNRAEAESRILDLLRGNVDLVVLARYMQIITPSFLEAVGCPLINIHHSFLPAFIGAGPYQKAKDRGVKLVGATAHYVTADLDEGPIIDQDVVRVDHRHTTADLVRLGADVERAVLSRAVRAHLEDRLAVHGNSTIVF from the coding sequence ATGTCCGCAGCCACCACGTCCGAACGAACCGCGTCCGCGCCCACCACGTCCACGGGGAGCACTTCGCGTGAGGGCGGGATCCCCGACGACCGAGCCGACCACGGGCGTCTGCTGATCCAGTGCCCCGACCGGCCGGGCGTGGTCTCGGCGGTGAGCACGTTCCTCGCCGAGGCCGGCGCGAACATCACAAGCCTGGACCAGTTCTCGACGACCGCGGTCGACGGCACCTTTTTCCAGCGCACCGGGTTCCACCTCCCCGGCCTGTCCGCGGCCCGGGACGAATTGGACCGTGCGTTCGAAACCGGCGTCGCTCAGCGCTGGGGCATGACTCACCGCCTCACCGAGGCCGCCCGGCCCAAACGGGTGGCCATCATGGTGTCCAAGACCGACCACTGCGTGCTCGACCTGCTCTGGCGTCACCGTCGCGGCCAACTGGACATGAATGTGGTCATGGTCGTGTCCAACCACCCCGACCTCGCCGACGAGGTCCGGCCCTTCGGGGTGCCTTACATCCATGTCCCCGCCTCGCGGGACAACCGCGCCGAAGCCGAGAGCCGCATCCTCGACCTGCTGCGCGGCAACGTCGACCTCGTCGTGCTGGCGCGGTACATGCAGATCATCACGCCCTCCTTCCTCGAAGCGGTCGGCTGTCCGCTGATCAACATCCACCACAGCTTCCTGCCCGCCTTCATCGGGGCCGGCCCGTACCAGAAGGCCAAGGACCGCGGCGTGAAGCTGGTCGGTGCGACCGCCCACTACGTCACCGCCGATCTGGACGAGGGCCCGATCATCGACCAGGACGTCGTCCGGGTCGACCACCGGCACACCACCGCCGACCTCGTACGCCTCGGCGCCGACGTCGAGCGCGCCGTTCTCTCGCGCGCCGTGCGCGCGCACCTGGAGGACCGGCTCGCCGTCCACGGCAACTCCACCATCGTCTTCTGA
- the folD gene encoding bifunctional methylenetetrahydrofolate dehydrogenase/methenyltetrahydrofolate cyclohydrolase FolD: protein MTAQLIDGTTVARQVRSDVASGVAALMDAGGNAPGLATVLIGDDPASGVYVRNKRRACTAAGMTDLHRHLPAETTQDDAAALIDELAADPAVSGILLQLPTPAHLDAAALLARIPAHKDVDGLTSVNAGLLAQGSPGLRPCTPSGVMALLDAHRIPLEGAEAVVVGRSTLVGKPMGQLLLERNATVTICHSRTRDLAGVCRRADVLVVAAGIPGLIGIDAVKPGATVIDVGIHRSPAGLRGDVDTDAVVGTAAFVTPVPGGVGPMTIAMLLANTLIAARAQQADRCGPPGAGSLRGRRAVVLGDGAGTTP from the coding sequence GTGACCGCGCAGCTCATCGACGGCACCACCGTCGCCCGGCAGGTTCGTTCCGACGTCGCCTCCGGCGTCGCCGCACTCATGGACGCCGGGGGGAACGCACCCGGCCTGGCCACCGTCCTCATAGGCGACGACCCGGCGAGCGGGGTGTACGTCCGGAACAAGCGCCGCGCCTGCACCGCGGCCGGCATGACCGACCTGCACCGCCATCTTCCAGCCGAGACGACCCAGGATGACGCTGCCGCGCTCATCGACGAACTGGCGGCCGACCCGGCGGTCTCCGGGATCCTCCTGCAGTTGCCGACACCGGCCCACCTGGACGCCGCCGCCCTGCTCGCGCGCATCCCGGCGCACAAGGACGTCGACGGCCTGACCTCGGTGAACGCCGGACTGCTCGCCCAAGGCAGCCCCGGCCTGCGACCCTGCACTCCCTCGGGGGTGATGGCCCTGCTCGACGCCCACAGGATTCCTCTGGAGGGTGCCGAAGCCGTCGTCGTCGGCCGCAGCACCTTGGTCGGGAAGCCGATGGGCCAACTGCTGCTGGAGAGGAACGCGACCGTCACGATCTGCCACTCCCGCACCCGCGACCTGGCCGGTGTGTGCCGCCGCGCCGACGTCCTGGTCGTGGCGGCCGGGATTCCGGGTCTCATCGGCATCGACGCGGTCAAGCCCGGTGCCACCGTGATCGACGTCGGCATCCACCGCTCCCCGGCGGGTCTGCGCGGGGACGTGGACACCGACGCCGTCGTCGGCACCGCGGCCTTCGTCACCCCCGTCCCCGGTGGCGTGGGCCCGATGACCATCGCCATGCTCCTGGCCAACACACTCATCGCCGCGCGAGCACAGCAGGCGGATCGGTGTGGCCCTCCTGGGGCCGGCTCTCTCCGCGGCCGGCGAGCGGTCGTCCTCGGCGACGGCGCCGGCACGACGCCGTGA
- a CDS encoding RICIN domain-containing protein: MTLRRRTFLSMSAAGAAGVGLSLLGAGQAPAAAGPLDTAPTTPFAVGVRRYNWTRGSRPCTTYVYYPATGTAGGSPVTDAPVASGVFPVYNMTHGYGSSPQNSLFIIRALASAGFVVPAPHFNHNFTDVNNGNTSKDVSQILTNTLALNASGPLAGHINTGIGVGVSGHSLGGMVTHGLLTSWPDSRIISANPQSCVDMGNPSSSVSAKVLFVHGDRDSTTQYSSARQAYSEITWPKAFLTFVGGSHTSFWSDQRFPRTVVDWARWTMYGDTAARDRLPADASGSNTRWEAQLGNSPGGPGLYTLLAQHSGRATEINGASTAAGAPLVQRTTSGRPNQQFEFVDAGDGHVRVKALHSGLFLQPTGTATGADIVQQADTGATSQQWRVVDHGGGVISLVNRESGLAMDVWQYSTADGARIAQYTYSGNPNQRFTRRRV; this comes from the coding sequence ATGACCCTGCGACGACGGACCTTCCTCAGCATGAGCGCGGCCGGAGCGGCGGGCGTGGGCCTGTCCCTGCTCGGCGCAGGACAGGCACCGGCCGCCGCCGGGCCTCTGGACACCGCGCCGACCACGCCGTTCGCGGTCGGCGTGCGCCGGTACAACTGGACCCGCGGCAGCCGCCCGTGCACCACCTACGTCTACTACCCGGCCACCGGCACCGCCGGCGGCAGCCCGGTGACGGACGCCCCGGTCGCAAGCGGGGTCTTCCCCGTCTACAACATGACCCACGGCTACGGAAGCAGCCCGCAGAACTCCCTGTTCATCATCCGTGCCCTGGCCTCGGCGGGCTTCGTCGTCCCCGCCCCGCACTTCAACCACAACTTCACCGACGTCAACAACGGCAACACCTCCAAGGACGTCTCGCAGATCCTCACCAACACCCTCGCGCTCAACGCGAGCGGACCGCTGGCCGGGCACATCAACACCGGCATCGGCGTCGGCGTCTCGGGCCATTCCCTGGGCGGCATGGTCACCCACGGGCTGCTGACCTCCTGGCCCGACAGCCGGATCATCTCCGCCAACCCCCAGTCCTGCGTGGACATGGGCAACCCGTCCAGCTCGGTCTCGGCCAAGGTCCTGTTCGTCCACGGCGACCGGGACTCGACCACGCAGTACTCCTCGGCCCGGCAGGCGTACTCGGAGATCACCTGGCCCAAGGCGTTCCTCACCTTCGTCGGCGGCAGCCACACCAGCTTCTGGAGCGACCAGCGCTTCCCGAGGACCGTCGTCGACTGGGCCCGCTGGACCATGTATGGCGACACCGCCGCACGGGACCGCCTCCCGGCCGACGCGTCCGGGTCCAACACCAGGTGGGAAGCGCAGCTCGGCAACTCCCCCGGCGGCCCCGGCCTCTACACCCTGCTGGCCCAGCACAGCGGCAGGGCCACCGAGATCAACGGGGCCTCCACCGCCGCCGGGGCACCACTCGTCCAGCGGACCACCAGCGGTCGCCCCAACCAGCAATTCGAGTTCGTCGACGCCGGCGACGGCCACGTTCGCGTCAAGGCACTGCACAGTGGCCTGTTCCTCCAGCCCACGGGCACCGCGACCGGCGCGGACATCGTCCAGCAGGCCGACACCGGCGCCACCAGCCAGCAGTGGCGCGTGGTCGATCACGGTGGCGGTGTGATCAGCCTCGTCAACCGGGAGTCCGGCCTGGCGATGGATGTCTGGCAGTACTCGACCGCCGACGGCGCCCGCATCGCCCAGTACACCTACAGCGGCAACCCCAACCAGCGCTTCACCCGCCGCCGCGTCTGA
- a CDS encoding glycosyl hydrolase 53 family protein — MSRTRLPRAIAVTTTLVTMVSANLLMVPEPAHATFGTADIKPIESNIAAKPWASATAATGSSGARLATDGDPATSWHPDRADARQWLTVDLGGTYDNLRKVKVLFPDRGMAHRYVVEASSDGRRWKTIADRSHNRAVSRGEVHLFTRPATRFVRLTFTGGPGRTRAGVSELQVFNYLREGLTLGADLSWMDDVQDRQYWVDPLAGNRGAGPHLLDVAKDRGIEYSRLRIFNEPRSESTGRPTPVPRQGPERSLVSAKWIKQRGMGLGIDFHYADSWADPSKQPKPRAWAELEFADLSDAVYDFTADYLKRLIRQGTTPEKVAVGNEIINGFMYGSEAAGIGTTNPPYFVDQADVYQSQPGGGLLWKYWRSADPVERQLYDQSWDRFTTLAAAGIKAVRDASPTSKVEIHVIVDRDKLAKTMEFWHQFLTRVKAKGQNPDVLAISYYPEWHGTPEALDLNLNTMATAYPGYEIDIAETAYPASGGDGSPLPNSPYPRTVQGQADALRRVFQAANDVVDNRGSGALVWEPAGYQPMFRAVPGLANTWEPHASVNVFNASRAKHILQDTVHTATVVGAAPKLPSSIRMLTTADNEITHVPVRWQPLPPGSTEKPGEVTVTGTTGAGPVTAVIDVMPGHGEHDATTS, encoded by the coding sequence ATGAGCAGAACGCGTCTCCCCCGCGCCATCGCGGTCACGACGACGTTGGTCACCATGGTGTCCGCGAATCTACTCATGGTGCCCGAGCCGGCCCACGCGACCTTCGGAACCGCGGACATCAAGCCGATCGAAAGCAATATCGCCGCCAAGCCCTGGGCCTCGGCGACGGCCGCCACCGGCTCGTCCGGCGCCCGTCTGGCCACCGACGGCGACCCGGCGACGTCCTGGCATCCGGACCGTGCCGACGCCCGTCAGTGGCTCACCGTCGACCTCGGTGGAACCTACGACAACCTGCGCAAGGTCAAGGTGCTCTTCCCGGACCGTGGCATGGCCCACCGGTACGTCGTCGAGGCCTCGTCCGACGGTCGCCGGTGGAAGACCATCGCCGACAGGTCCCACAACCGAGCCGTGTCGCGAGGGGAGGTGCACCTGTTCACCCGGCCGGCAACACGGTTCGTCCGGCTGACCTTCACAGGTGGGCCGGGCCGGACCCGGGCAGGTGTCAGCGAACTCCAGGTCTTCAACTACCTGCGCGAGGGCCTCACCCTCGGCGCCGATCTGTCCTGGATGGACGACGTCCAGGACCGGCAGTACTGGGTCGACCCCTTGGCCGGGAACCGCGGCGCCGGGCCACACCTGCTCGACGTGGCCAAGGACCGTGGCATCGAGTACAGCCGGCTGCGGATATTCAACGAGCCGCGCAGCGAGAGCACCGGCCGACCGACGCCGGTACCGCGCCAGGGCCCGGAGCGCTCACTGGTCTCCGCCAAGTGGATCAAGCAGCGGGGCATGGGCCTGGGGATCGACTTCCACTACGCGGACTCGTGGGCGGACCCGAGCAAGCAGCCAAAACCACGCGCCTGGGCCGAGCTGGAGTTCGCGGACCTGTCCGATGCGGTGTACGACTTCACCGCCGACTATCTGAAACGGTTGATCCGGCAGGGCACCACACCGGAGAAGGTGGCCGTCGGCAACGAGATCATCAATGGCTTCATGTACGGCAGCGAGGCGGCAGGCATCGGCACGACGAATCCGCCGTACTTCGTCGACCAGGCCGATGTCTACCAGTCCCAGCCCGGCGGTGGCCTGCTGTGGAAGTACTGGCGGTCGGCCGACCCGGTGGAGCGTCAGCTCTACGACCAGTCGTGGGACCGGTTCACCACCCTGGCCGCGGCCGGGATCAAGGCGGTCCGTGACGCGTCACCGACGTCCAAGGTCGAGATACACGTGATCGTCGACAGGGACAAGCTCGCCAAGACCATGGAGTTCTGGCACCAGTTCCTCACCCGGGTGAAGGCGAAGGGTCAGAACCCCGATGTGCTGGCCATCTCGTACTACCCGGAATGGCACGGTACGCCCGAGGCACTGGATCTCAACCTGAACACCATGGCGACCGCGTACCCCGGCTACGAGATCGACATCGCCGAAACCGCCTACCCCGCGTCGGGCGGCGACGGCTCGCCGTTGCCCAACTCGCCCTACCCGCGGACCGTTCAGGGGCAGGCGGACGCGCTCCGGAGGGTGTTCCAGGCCGCCAACGACGTGGTCGACAACCGAGGTTCAGGAGCGCTGGTGTGGGAGCCGGCGGGCTACCAGCCGATGTTCCGGGCCGTGCCCGGACTGGCGAACACATGGGAGCCGCACGCGTCCGTCAACGTCTTCAACGCCAGCCGCGCCAAGCACATCCTCCAGGACACCGTCCACACCGCCACCGTGGTGGGAGCCGCCCCGAAGCTGCCCTCCTCCATCCGCATGCTCACCACCGCCGACAACGAGATCACCCATGTCCCCGTCCGCTGGCAGCCGTTGCCACCCGGCTCGACCGAGAAGCCAGGTGAGGTGACAGTCACCGGGACGACCGGCGCAGGACCGGTCACGGCGGTCATCGACGTCATGCCCGGACACGGCGAACACGACGCGACCACCTCATAG
- a CDS encoding family 43 glycosylhydrolase, with the protein MKQRSHVVTKYWKLAAAALLSVALSAPLSASTAAAETPAPQRQATELQDQGATAGPVVDRGLEYLVSDYRTRTPAKYTADSWKPFAKALTAAAEVADDTSATTSDVADAKTALMTAAADLKAADEGTFQTITNNTFWNDTSGNPIYSQGGGVFKFGDTYYWYGVHYSGAELYRANPTRKYDGNVSFVSIPVYSSKDLVNWKFENRVATRSTTIQNGATLGQAGWVGRLGAAYNENTGKYVLATQAYVGGGHGVLFLQGDSPTDTFDHGYFQTQITNSPTTGTGDQTVFTDDDGKDYLIFSNREGRGRAFVSKLRESDSLRAEPGVQIGQNSSGREGNAMFKLDGKYYHAASDLHGWNSSVAHVLESTSSNIQGAYTSEYTLAGTEMDYSHVTQTGFFVTVKGTKQNTVIFAGDRWADFAWNGIGYNQWMPVTKTGARPQFHSVSQWQFNATTGEWRAGPANNYLLNPDIQADRVIVSSVRGWRNLGGSVTNVNGGVNGSRFALQVSNSGGVEQRIESVPAGTYTLSLHARGSAGQVVITGADGSPRTLGIPSSSGWVKRELTGIELPGGAATVTVRASGSGGVTVDQLSLVKTLAGTPAPPGRHEAETAPAQCRGTIDSNQAGYSGSGFCNGNAAAGAFAEFTVNSATARTATLGIRFANGATSGARPANLVVNGSTVGTVSFESTGAWTTWTTKTVTVSLNAGSNTIRWDPTTAAGLPNVDYLDVG; encoded by the coding sequence CTGGTGTCCGACTACCGGACGCGCACTCCGGCGAAGTACACGGCTGACTCCTGGAAGCCCTTCGCCAAGGCGTTGACCGCCGCGGCCGAGGTCGCCGACGACACTTCGGCCACCACGTCGGACGTCGCCGACGCGAAGACGGCGCTGATGACCGCCGCCGCCGATCTGAAGGCCGCCGACGAAGGCACGTTCCAGACCATCACGAACAACACCTTCTGGAACGACACCAGCGGCAACCCCATTTATTCGCAGGGTGGCGGGGTCTTCAAGTTCGGTGACACCTACTACTGGTACGGCGTGCACTACAGCGGCGCCGAGCTCTACCGGGCCAATCCGACGAGGAAGTACGACGGGAACGTCAGCTTCGTCTCGATCCCCGTGTACTCGTCCAAGGACCTGGTGAACTGGAAGTTCGAGAACCGGGTCGCGACGCGCTCGACCACGATCCAGAACGGCGCCACCCTCGGTCAGGCAGGGTGGGTCGGGCGCCTCGGGGCCGCGTACAACGAGAACACCGGAAAGTACGTGCTCGCCACCCAGGCTTATGTCGGAGGCGGGCACGGGGTCCTGTTCCTCCAGGGCGACTCTCCCACCGACACCTTCGACCACGGCTACTTCCAGACCCAGATCACCAATTCCCCCACGACCGGCACCGGAGATCAGACCGTCTTCACCGACGACGACGGCAAGGACTACCTGATCTTCTCCAACCGGGAAGGCCGCGGGCGCGCCTTCGTCAGCAAGCTCAGGGAGTCGGACTCGCTGCGGGCGGAGCCCGGCGTGCAGATCGGTCAGAACTCCTCCGGCCGCGAGGGCAACGCCATGTTCAAACTCGACGGCAAGTACTACCACGCGGCGTCGGACCTGCACGGCTGGAACAGTTCGGTCGCGCACGTCCTGGAGTCGACCAGCAGCAACATCCAGGGGGCCTACACCAGCGAGTACACACTCGCCGGCACCGAGATGGACTACAGCCACGTGACGCAGACCGGGTTCTTCGTGACGGTCAAGGGCACCAAGCAGAACACGGTGATCTTCGCCGGCGACCGCTGGGCCGACTTCGCCTGGAACGGCATCGGGTACAACCAGTGGATGCCGGTGACCAAGACCGGCGCGAGGCCGCAGTTCCACTCGGTGAGCCAGTGGCAGTTCAACGCCACGACCGGGGAGTGGCGTGCCGGACCGGCGAACAACTACCTCCTCAACCCCGACATCCAGGCCGACCGCGTCATCGTCTCCAGCGTTCGGGGATGGCGGAACCTCGGCGGTTCGGTGACCAACGTCAACGGTGGTGTGAACGGGTCTCGCTTCGCCCTCCAGGTGAGCAACAGCGGCGGCGTCGAGCAGCGGATCGAGTCGGTGCCCGCAGGCACCTACACCCTGTCCCTGCACGCTCGGGGTAGCGCCGGACAGGTCGTGATCACCGGCGCCGACGGCAGCCCACGCACCCTCGGCATCCCGTCGTCGAGCGGCTGGGTCAAACGCGAGCTCACCGGCATCGAGCTGCCCGGCGGAGCCGCCACCGTCACCGTGCGGGCGTCGGGTTCGGGCGGCGTCACCGTCGACCAGCTCTCACTCGTCAAGACCTTGGCCGGCACACCAGCGCCTCCGGGGCGTCACGAGGCAGAGACCGCTCCGGCGCAGTGCCGGGGCACGATCGACTCGAACCAAGCGGGCTATTCCGGTAGCGGGTTCTGCAACGGCAATGCCGCAGCGGGGGCCTTCGCGGAGTTCACCGTGAACTCCGCGACCGCCCGTACGGCGACCCTGGGGATCCGGTTCGCCAACGGCGCCACCAGCGGTGCGAGGCCGGCGAACCTGGTCGTCAACGGATCCACGGTGGGGACGGTGTCGTTCGAGTCCACCGGTGCGTGGACGACGTGGACGACCAAGACCGTCACCGTCTCGCTGAACGCCGGCAGCAACACCATCCGGTGGGATCCGACCACGGCAGCCGGACTGCCCAACGTCGACTACCTCGATGTCGGCTGA